A genomic region of Gossypium hirsutum isolate 1008001.06 chromosome D01, Gossypium_hirsutum_v2.1, whole genome shotgun sequence contains the following coding sequences:
- the LOC107921156 gene encoding probable cytokinin riboside 5'-monophosphate phosphoribohydrolase LOGL10 — MGFALLGSLGSFVSVRDSHHWNVRFQSFTLKERFVVGFNLAKNFRAYKKFGRVSLCKSEFVDFEERTSPNEVRKEIEQCYELIHRLGRGVVYLGSSRMGPGHPHYSQTLELAREIANLLDCTTWTGAGPGLMDAAIKGAQEAGKAVGGFKIGKEAGEWTTSKFHPYLPSETYLTCRFFSARKHGLVDAAVRSSSSDKTAVVALPGGVGTLDEMFEILALIQLERIGSELPVPFIVMNYDSFYAKLLDFLDDCEDWGTVSKGEVSSLWKICNTNSDALVYLAEFYDLPFSDEQKHGTEARSAHKQVP, encoded by the exons ATGGGGTTTGCGCTGTTGGGTTCATTGGGTTCTTTTGTTTCTGTGAGAGATTCTCATCACTGGAATGTCAGGTTTCAGTCTTTCACTTTGAAAGAGAGGTTTGTTGTTGGCTTCAACTTGGCTAAAAATTTCAGGGCTTATAAAAAATTTGGAAGAGTTTCACTTTGCAAGAGTGAATTTGTGGACTTTGAAGAAAGAACAAGCCCCAATGAG GTTAGGAAAGAGATAGAGCAATGCTATGAACTCATACACAGACTTGGGAGAGGAGTTGTGTACTTGGGTTCTTCAAGGATGGGACCTGGCCATCCACATTACTCACAAACACTGGAACTGGCTAGGGAG ATAGCTAACCTTTTGGACTGTACCACATGGACTGGGGCTGGTCCTGGCCTCATGGATGCTGCTATTAAGGGTGCTCAGGAAGCAGGAAAGGCGGTCGGTGGGTTTAAGATAGGTAAGGAAGCTGGAGAATGGACGACCTCAAAATTTCATCCGTACCTGCCCTCAGAAACTTATCTTACTTGCAG GTTTTTCTCTGCTAGAAAGCATGGGTTGGTTGATGCTGCGGTCAGGAGTTCGAGCTCTGATAAGACAGCAGTAGTTGCTCTCCCAGGTGGTGTTGGTACTCTTGATGAGATGTTTGAGATACTGGCATTGATTCAGCTTGAAAGGATTGGATCAGAGCTTCCGGTTCCCTTCATTGTAATGAACTATGACTCATTCTATGCAAAGCTCTTAGATTTTCTTGATGATTGTGAGGATTGGGGTACCGTCTCTAAGGGAGAGGTTTCGTCTTTGTGGAAGATCTGTAACACTAATTCTGATGCTTTAGTGTACTTGGCAGAGTTTTATGATCTGCCATTTTCGGATGAACAAAAGCATGGAACAGAAGCGAGAAGCGCACATAAACAAGTCCCTTAA
- the LOC107921157 gene encoding uncharacterized protein, with the protein MDYPTEDMNCVLRVDTRFLGWRVMLVRVLDSIDGITYKIDGEKGIVQITGRINPRQLMKTLAEVGLHADFSRVRSQFGEMNIPSRHCYDYRYYGGYGYNPYVKPEYYYGYPPLQQRNWHPIYENYPRYLHYNQNQPVYEPQAEYFPQPPPQPDGFRNGDPEWCTIM; encoded by the exons ATGGATTACCCAACTGAAGACATG AACTGTGTTCTAAGAGTCGATACCCGGTTCCTTGGATGGCGTGTGATGCTTGTCAGAGTCTTGGACAGCATTGATG GTATCACttataaaatagatggagaaaAAGGAATTGTCCAAATAACAGGAAGAATAAACCCTAGACAATTGATGAAGACGCTCGCGGAAGTAGGGTTACACGCAGATTTCTCTCGGGTGAGATCCCAATTTGGAGAGATGAATATTCCTTCGAGACATTGTTATGATTACCGGTACTATGGTGGCTATGGATATAATCCCTATGTAAAACCAGAGTATTATTATGGCTATCCTCCTCTTCAGCAAAGAAACTGGCACCCCATATATGAAAACTACCCACGTTACTTGCATTATAATCAGAATCAACCTGTCTATGAGCCACAGGCTGAATACTTCCCGCAGCCGCCACCGCAACCAGATGGCTTTCGTAATGGTGACCCCGAGTGGTGCACCATAATGTGA